In Helianthus annuus cultivar XRQ/B chromosome 8, HanXRQr2.0-SUNRISE, whole genome shotgun sequence, a single genomic region encodes these proteins:
- the LOC110869451 gene encoding TMV resistance protein N-like: protein MDDGELPRRGTIQRSLRKTIEVSRVAIIVFSPTYACSARCLSELAAIMRTKDEEGQIVIPIFYGVEPLEVRSQTRYYGEALAMHELNKNSNDRVESWREALVKVADLAHLDAGWDVANGNESEHIQRLVGRISNELLGLMQNPEASAETSANTDLIGIEARMQELKSLLEVGTGGVHKVGISGMWGSGKSTLASSIYDEISHEFEGSCYVKNVRARSRTHGLKMLQEEILSNVLKLKVTLTSLEQGIYTMEKRLCRNSVLIVLDDVDHADHLEMLVGSDDWFGNGSRIIFTTRNQDLVTARSSLAHNVRMLDDEEAIELFSRRAFGNSKPAQDFEEVSREIVSKFGGHPSALISLGSFLHGKDMSEWMNVLDRLVGRPVDENLKEFETRDDGLARNSFARFLT from the exons ATGGACGATGGAGAACTTCCTCGGCGAGGAACCATTCAAAGATCCCTCCGTAAAACTATTGAAGTATCACGGGTAGCCATCATTGTATTCTCACCAACTTATGCGTGTTCTGCTCGGTGCTTGAGTGAACTTGCAGCGATTATGAGAACTAAGGATGAGGAAGGGCAAATCGTTATACCTATATTCTATGGTGTGGAACCCTTGGAAGTGAGATCACAAACAAGGTATTATGGAGAAGCACTTGCCATGCATGAGTTAAACAAAAATTCTAATGACAGAGTTGAATCTTGGAGAGAAGCACTTGTAAAGGTAGCTGACCTTGCTCATTTGGACGCTGGATGGGATGTCGCCAACGG GAATGAATCGGAACATATCCAACGACTGGTTGGGAGGATTTCAAATGAATTGCTTGGCTTGATGCAAAATCCCGAAGCAAGTGCTGAAACAAGTGCCAATACAGACCTAATTGGTATAGAGGCCCGTATGCAAGAGTTGAAATCACTTCTAGAAGTCGGTACAGGTGGTGTTCACAAGGTTGGAATAAGTGGGATGTGGGGTAGTGGTAAGTCTACTCTTGCATCTTCTATTTATGATGAAATAAGTCATGAATTTGAAGGTTCTTGCTACGTTAAAAATGTTAGAGCTAGGTCAAGAACCCATGGCTTGAAAATGTTACAAGAAGAAATTCTCTCAAATGTTCTGAAATTAAAAGTGACGTTAACGAGCCTTGAACAAGGAATATACACGATGGAGAAAAGATTATGTCGAAATAGTGTTCTAATTGTCCTTGACGATGTAGACCACGCTGACCACCTAGAGATGTTAGTTGGATCAGACGACTGGTTTGGTAATGGGAGTCGAATAATATTCACCACTAGAAACCAAGATCTGGTGACTGCTCGCAGTTCTCTAGCGCATAATGTCAGGATGTTAGATGATGAAGAGGCCATTGAACTGTTTAGTAGGCGTGCATTTGGGAACAGTAAACCTGCACAAGATTTCGAGGAGGTTTCACGAGAGATAGTTTCTAAATTTGGTGGGCATCCATCGGCACTTATAAGTTTGGGCTCTTTTCTACATGGCAAAGACATGAGTGAGTGGATGAATGTCTTGGATAGACTCGTAGGTAGACCAGTTGACGAAAATTTGAAAGAGTTTGAAACTCGTGATGATGGACTTGCAAGAAATTCTTTTGCTCGGTTTCTGACTTGA